Proteins from one Ipomoea triloba cultivar NCNSP0323 chromosome 1, ASM357664v1 genomic window:
- the LOC116010952 gene encoding uncharacterized protein LOC116010952 yields the protein MQPTTIGAHEVAEEIQTADDDVDLTHEVNEEIQTDNEDLDLAEAYEDLYKNWCKVLVSSIAAANNSSASFKRIVSEAISVSPPLITPDYWSVDGPQIAQSGYPSLVLHSLELLKDNDLGKNCFEAYENSRIYKDKTKAFHDKMILRKEFSIGQKVLLFQSRLRLFPVEVQSLQTFKIFKVNDHMLKPYHEGFRVENIAEVLLEDPVYYFE from the exons ATGCAACCTACCACAATAGGAGCACATGAGGTAGCTGAAGAGATACAGACTGCTGACGATGATGTTGACCTTACACATGAGGTGAATGAAGAGATACAGACTGACAATGAGGATCTTGACCTTGCTGAAGCTTATGAAGATCTGTACAAGAACTGGTGTAAG GTTCTGGTTTCCTCAATAGCGGCCGCCAATAATAGTTCTGCTAGTTTTAAGCGGATTGTTTCTGAAGCTATTTCTGTTTCACCACCGCTCATTACGCCTGACT ACTGGTCAGTCGACGGGCCCCAGATAGCCCAGTCGGGGTATCCATCATTAGTCCTTCACTCTCTCGAACTCTTGAAAGACAATGACTTGGGAAA AAATTGCTTTGAGGCCTACGAGAATTCAAGAATTTACAAAGATAAGACGAAAGCATTCCATGACAAGATGATTTTGAGAAAGGAATTTTCAATTGGACAAAAAGTCCTACTCTTCCAGTCACGGCTTCGTCTATTCCCAG TAGAGGTTCAAAGTTTGCAAACTTTCAAGATATTTAAGGTGAATGACCATATGCTTAAACCTTACCATGAAGGATTTCGGGTTGAAAACATTGCAGAAGTACTTCTTGAAGATCcagtttattattttgaataa
- the LOC116033614 gene encoding glycine-rich RNA-binding protein 2, mitochondrial-like, producing MALFCSPSTTPICSSQVRKPLAIVSLSVSKSLNQYTSNPKFSSNSFFSPPVTKSSLQNPQLCLSSTSSLDSEDNASPNTIIFIKGLPKSTSEESLKAAFSKFGDVLRVKILLDKKTKQPLSFANVWFSNEESAVSAADEMDGKFFNGRFIRVNVAKPGSCKSRAKTPPYKF from the exons ATGGCTCTGTTTTGCTCACCCTCTACAACCCCCATTTGTTCATCCCAAGTCCGTAAACCATTGGCAATCGTATCATTATCAGTGTCAAAATCCCTAAACCAATATACATCCAACCCCAAATTTTCAAGCAATTCATTTTTCAGCCCACCAGTTACCAAATCATCTTTACAAAATCCCCAGCTTTGCTTGAGCTCTACCTCCTCATTGGACTCAGAAGATAATGCTTCACCAAACACAATAATCTTCATAAAAG GACTGCCAAAATCTACATCTGAGGAAAGCTTGAAGGCTGCATTTTCCAAATTTGGGGATGTACTCCGAG ttaaaattttacttgataAGAAGACCAAACAACCTTTGTCTTTTGCTAATGTCTGGTTTTCTAACGAGGAGTCTGCTGTATCAGCTGCAGATGAGATGGATGGGAAG TTTTTCAATGGCAGGTTTATACGTGTGAATGTTGCAAAGCCAGGATCATGCAAAAGTCGTGCTAAGACACCACCTTACAAGTTCTAG